The Actinomadura sp. WMMB 499 genome includes a window with the following:
- a CDS encoding alpha-L-rhamnosidase C-terminal domain-containing protein yields the protein MHSSVSRRRHGAAALALGLSALVAAQGTALADPGPGNGNGQGHGNGHGARPWEKYVFSPSKSRTVRPVSVFRTTGTVHDAEAVLKGRRTTLSGEGSSITLDFGKEVGGLTSLHFADSDGAREVGLAFAESSKYVDTTSDASTGGPRSRDGALTVDVDGRTSYTTPDPHLRGGFRYLTIFMRTAGTVELDKVSLHFTAAPKMKDPSDYANYFYSSDDLLNRIWYAGAYTVQLNTISPKRGRVWEPPAELWNNTGSVGVGDTILVDGAKRDRTVWPGDLGIEVPAAYAAFDDTESAENALTTVYRQQRDTGELPYAGPELDKWGSDTYHLWTLVATWDHYLHTGDRRWLSTIWDDYTEGVDFITGKIRDKGLVHITGTFDSVRILAEGENLTANVLTWRVLDTGAKMAEARGDRRLARSYAERADRLREAIDTHLWDEEAGAYRFYPDSDIHPQDGNSVAAWYGLAGDAKAKRISEYLKGNWTSISSTAPENKGNPGVFSGSMEVNAHFNAGNREADQAGVDIIRRQWGYMLNHPEGTKSTFWESFRNLEDGCVHCSSYVSLAHAWATGPTPALTFNVLGLKPTRAGGRSFDFVPHTADLRFARGSIHTTAGEVEASWNVSKHGTFTARLDAPRHATGRVGVPTFGKRIEVRVDGRLVWDGHRARTRGVSSDGSYVYVEGLRGDHRIWSKRA from the coding sequence ATGCACTCCAGCGTATCCAGGCGCCGCCATGGGGCGGCCGCCCTCGCCCTCGGGCTGTCCGCCCTGGTGGCGGCCCAGGGAACGGCCCTGGCCGACCCCGGCCCCGGCAACGGGAACGGACAGGGGCACGGCAACGGGCACGGCGCCCGCCCCTGGGAGAAGTACGTCTTCTCCCCGTCGAAGTCCCGGACGGTCCGTCCCGTGTCCGTCTTCCGCACCACCGGCACCGTGCACGACGCCGAAGCCGTCCTGAAGGGGCGCCGGACGACGCTCAGCGGCGAGGGCTCGTCGATCACGCTCGACTTCGGCAAGGAGGTCGGCGGCCTCACCAGCCTGCACTTCGCGGACTCCGACGGCGCCCGCGAGGTCGGCCTCGCGTTCGCCGAGTCGTCCAAGTACGTCGACACGACGAGCGACGCCTCCACGGGCGGCCCCCGCTCCCGCGACGGGGCGCTCACGGTCGACGTCGACGGGCGCACGTCCTACACCACGCCCGACCCGCACCTGCGGGGCGGCTTCCGCTACCTGACGATCTTCATGCGGACCGCGGGCACGGTCGAGCTCGACAAGGTATCGCTGCACTTCACCGCGGCGCCGAAGATGAAGGACCCGTCGGACTACGCGAACTACTTCTACTCCTCCGACGACCTGCTGAACCGGATCTGGTACGCCGGGGCCTACACCGTCCAGCTCAACACCATCTCCCCGAAGCGCGGCCGGGTCTGGGAGCCGCCCGCCGAGCTGTGGAACAACACCGGCAGCGTGGGCGTCGGCGACACCATCCTCGTCGACGGCGCCAAGCGCGACCGGACGGTCTGGCCCGGCGACCTCGGCATCGAGGTCCCCGCCGCGTACGCGGCCTTCGACGACACCGAGTCGGCCGAGAACGCCCTCACGACCGTCTACCGGCAGCAGCGCGACACCGGCGAACTGCCGTACGCGGGCCCCGAGCTGGACAAGTGGGGCTCCGACACCTACCACCTGTGGACCCTCGTCGCGACCTGGGACCACTACCTGCACACCGGCGACCGGCGCTGGCTGTCGACGATCTGGGACGACTACACCGAGGGCGTCGACTTCATCACCGGCAAGATCCGGGACAAGGGCCTCGTGCACATCACCGGGACCTTCGACTCCGTGCGCATCCTCGCCGAGGGCGAGAACCTGACCGCGAACGTGCTGACCTGGCGCGTCCTGGACACCGGCGCCAAGATGGCCGAGGCGCGGGGCGACCGGCGCCTCGCCCGCTCCTACGCCGAGCGCGCGGACCGGCTCCGCGAGGCGATCGACACGCACCTGTGGGACGAGGAGGCCGGCGCGTACCGGTTCTACCCCGACTCCGACATCCACCCGCAGGACGGGAACTCCGTCGCCGCCTGGTACGGCCTGGCCGGCGACGCCAAGGCCAAGCGGATCAGCGAGTACCTCAAGGGCAACTGGACCTCGATCTCCTCCACCGCCCCGGAGAACAAGGGCAACCCCGGCGTCTTCTCCGGATCGATGGAGGTCAACGCCCACTTCAACGCCGGGAACCGCGAGGCCGACCAGGCCGGTGTCGACATCATCCGGCGCCAGTGGGGTTACATGCTGAACCACCCGGAGGGCACCAAGAGCACCTTCTGGGAGTCGTTCCGCAACCTCGAGGACGGCTGCGTGCACTGCAGTTCGTACGTGTCGCTCGCGCACGCCTGGGCGACCGGGCCGACCCCCGCGCTCACCTTCAACGTCCTCGGGCTGAAGCCGACCCGCGCCGGCGGCCGGTCGTTCGACTTCGTCCCGCACACCGCCGACCTCAGGTTCGCGCGGGGCAGCATCCACACGACGGCCGGGGAGGTCGAGGCGTCGTGGAACGTCTCGAAGCACGGCACGTTCACCGCCCGCCTGGACGCCCCGCGCCACGCGACCGGACGCGTCGGTGTGCCGACGTTCGGGAAGCGCATCGAGGTCCGGGTGGACGGCCGCCTCGTCTGGGACGGCCACCGGGCCCGCACGCGCGGCGTCTCGTCCGACGGGTCCTACGTGTACGTCGAGGGCCTGCGCGGTGACCACCGCATCTGGAGCAAGCGCGCATGA
- a CDS encoding glycosyl hydrolase codes for MNDRNEVSRRRVLQIGGAAAVAAAAAPALGGETAALAAPKPGHGNGHGGFARPVAAVRPRFRWWWPDAHVDPAEIRREVDQIAAAGFGGAEIVALHHSIDDKSLLDPAKRGWGTAAWNEAVEAALDQARRRGVTLDLTIGPAWPAAVPSITPDDEAAVQELAYGAATVRAGETHDGPVPEPVAAPADGVTKRHLVAVHAVRLDPANDTRKETGLAPGTFQDLTSEAANGRIAWTAPSGGDWVLLSYWRRGSGQRPESGPHSDPPSTVVDHFSKAGTRAVTAFWEARLLTPRIRGLIRRAGWTLFEDSIELETDALNWTPGLPEEFRRRRGYDLMPYLPVIVRHDEDTIYTYDAATTSHVRHDFWLTVSDLFAEHHFEAIAKWAHSIGLEYRAQPYGLETDAMRAAAILDVPEGESLGFKNLDDYRALAGGRDMAGREVLSCEAGAYQGGAYNTTWERLLLTMGGAYAAGLNQTVLHGFSYATAPGAKWPGFAGFTPYDGNIGYSESWGPRQPTWRHVPDIADYMARVHHTMRTGTNRIDVAVFRQKGYTKTGIGAGWFTKYGIPLGWTHQFVSAPLLELPSATVRRGRLAPDGPAYKALFVEGDRFAGKECTLPLDTARTMLKLTKAGLPLVFLGDWSAATVPGLERDGENAKLRAVLKDVFAQPRVRVVAAEADVPGALADLGLTPAVSYAQSSTLLVAHREDRRADYYYLVNGKHADTVKPPVAPIDHEVAFTRSDRRAVPYRLDLWTGERERLAVYREDGDTVTLRVALQPGEAFVIMLAHGGNAPHATASETELRLDRNRLVARAATAGTYATTLPDGRTVRTEIGRVPEPLELTSWRLRVEDMTPDGVRRHDLRIDGLKPWPQIPELADVSGIGTYTTTVDWDGRDGRGHGDRDGAILDLGTVFDTCRVTVNGRRLPAVSVLVPKVDVGPYLRRGRNTIEVEVATTLNNRLRVADPDVYGGAKRQDYGLIGPVRLVPYAEEAVRTR; via the coding sequence TTGAACGACCGCAACGAGGTCTCCCGCAGGCGCGTCCTGCAGATCGGCGGCGCCGCCGCCGTCGCCGCGGCGGCCGCGCCCGCGCTCGGGGGAGAGACCGCCGCCCTGGCCGCGCCGAAGCCCGGCCACGGGAACGGGCACGGCGGGTTCGCCCGCCCGGTGGCGGCCGTCCGGCCCCGGTTCCGCTGGTGGTGGCCGGACGCGCACGTCGACCCGGCCGAGATCCGCCGGGAGGTCGACCAGATCGCGGCCGCCGGTTTCGGCGGCGCGGAGATCGTCGCGCTGCACCACAGCATCGACGACAAGTCGCTGCTGGACCCGGCGAAGCGCGGCTGGGGGACCGCCGCGTGGAACGAGGCCGTGGAGGCGGCCCTCGACCAGGCGCGGCGGCGCGGCGTCACGCTCGACCTGACGATCGGCCCGGCGTGGCCCGCGGCCGTCCCGTCGATCACGCCGGACGACGAGGCCGCCGTGCAGGAACTCGCCTACGGGGCGGCGACGGTGCGGGCGGGGGAGACGCACGACGGGCCGGTCCCCGAGCCGGTCGCGGCGCCCGCGGACGGCGTCACGAAGCGGCACCTGGTCGCGGTGCACGCGGTCCGGCTCGACCCCGCGAACGACACCCGCAAGGAGACCGGCCTCGCGCCCGGCACCTTCCAGGACCTGACCTCCGAGGCCGCGAACGGCCGGATCGCCTGGACCGCCCCGTCCGGCGGCGACTGGGTGCTGCTCTCGTACTGGCGGCGAGGCAGCGGGCAGCGCCCCGAGTCCGGCCCGCACAGCGACCCGCCGAGCACGGTCGTCGACCACTTCAGCAAGGCCGGGACCCGCGCGGTCACCGCGTTCTGGGAGGCGCGGCTCCTCACCCCGCGCATCCGCGGGCTGATCCGGCGGGCCGGCTGGACCCTCTTCGAGGACTCGATCGAGCTGGAGACCGACGCCCTCAACTGGACGCCCGGCCTGCCCGAGGAGTTCCGCAGGCGGCGCGGCTACGACCTGATGCCGTACCTGCCGGTGATCGTCCGGCACGACGAGGACACGATCTACACCTACGACGCCGCCACGACCTCGCACGTCCGGCACGACTTCTGGCTGACGGTCTCCGACCTGTTCGCCGAGCACCACTTCGAAGCCATCGCGAAGTGGGCGCACTCGATCGGGCTGGAGTACCGGGCGCAGCCGTACGGGCTGGAGACCGACGCCATGCGGGCGGCGGCGATACTGGACGTCCCCGAGGGCGAGTCGCTCGGCTTCAAGAACCTGGACGACTACCGGGCGCTCGCGGGCGGCCGGGACATGGCGGGCCGCGAAGTCCTCTCCTGCGAGGCGGGCGCCTACCAGGGCGGCGCCTACAACACCACCTGGGAGAGGCTGCTGCTCACCATGGGCGGCGCCTACGCGGCCGGGCTGAACCAGACGGTCCTGCACGGCTTCTCCTACGCGACGGCGCCCGGCGCCAAGTGGCCCGGTTTCGCCGGGTTCACCCCGTACGACGGCAACATCGGCTACTCCGAGTCGTGGGGGCCGCGCCAGCCGACGTGGCGGCACGTTCCCGACATCGCCGACTACATGGCGCGCGTCCACCACACGATGCGCACCGGCACGAACCGCATCGACGTCGCCGTCTTCCGGCAGAAAGGCTACACCAAGACCGGCATCGGCGCCGGCTGGTTCACCAAGTACGGGATCCCGCTCGGCTGGACGCACCAGTTCGTCAGCGCGCCGCTGCTCGAGCTGCCCTCGGCGACCGTCCGGCGCGGCCGCCTCGCCCCGGACGGCCCCGCCTACAAGGCGCTGTTCGTGGAGGGCGACCGGTTCGCCGGAAAGGAGTGCACGCTCCCGCTGGACACCGCCCGCACGATGCTGAAGCTCACGAAGGCCGGGCTGCCGCTCGTCTTCCTGGGCGACTGGTCGGCGGCGACCGTCCCCGGCCTGGAACGCGACGGGGAGAACGCGAAGCTGCGGGCCGTCCTGAAGGACGTGTTCGCGCAGCCCCGCGTCCGCGTCGTCGCCGCCGAGGCCGACGTGCCGGGCGCGCTGGCCGACCTCGGCCTCACCCCCGCGGTGTCGTACGCGCAGAGCTCCACGCTGCTCGTCGCGCACCGCGAGGACCGCCGCGCCGACTACTACTACCTGGTCAACGGCAAGCACGCCGACACCGTGAAGCCTCCGGTCGCGCCGATCGACCACGAGGTCGCCTTCACGCGCTCCGACCGCCGCGCCGTCCCGTACCGGCTGGACCTGTGGACGGGCGAGCGGGAACGGCTCGCGGTCTACCGGGAGGACGGCGACACGGTCACGCTCCGGGTCGCGCTGCAGCCCGGCGAGGCGTTCGTGATCATGCTGGCGCACGGCGGGAACGCGCCGCACGCGACGGCGTCGGAGACCGAACTGCGCCTCGATCGCAACCGCCTCGTCGCCCGCGCCGCCACCGCCGGCACCTACGCCACGACGCTGCCGGACGGCCGCACCGTCCGGACCGAGATCGGCCGCGTGCCCGAACCGCTCGAGCTGACGTCCTGGCGGCTGCGCGTCGAGGACATGACCCCGGACGGCGTCCGGCGGCACGACCTGCGGATCGACGGCCTCAAGCCGTGGCCGCAGATCCCCGAGCTGGCGGACGTCTCGGGCATCGGCACCTACACCACCACCGTCGACTGGGACGGCCGGGACGGCCGCGGCCACGGCGATCGCGATGGCGCGATCCTCGACCTCGGAACGGTGTTCGACACCTGCCGCGTCACGGTCAACGGCCGCCGGCTGCCCGCCGTCAGCGTGCTCGTCCCGAAGGTGGACGTCGGCCCGTACCTGCGGCGCGGCCGCAACACGATCGAGGTCGAGGTCGCGACGACGCTGAACAACCGGCTGCGGGTCGCCGACCCCGACGTCTACGGCGGCGCGAAACGGCAGGACTACGGACTGATCGGCCCCGTCCGCCTCGTCCCCTACGCCGAGGAGGCCGTCCGCACCCGCTGA
- a CDS encoding beta-L-arabinofuranosidase domain-containing protein, whose protein sequence is MTDAPFTRRAFIGTAGATATALALPVAAAPPALADARHGHPKGGPLAPFALSDVSLLDGPFRDNMRRTCAYLEFVDADRLLHTFRTNAGLPSSAEPCGGWEAPDVLLRGHSTGHLLSGLAQAHANTGDAAFAAKGRYIVAELAKCQEAAASAGFTTGYLSAFPESVFDDLESGGRPWAPYYTIHKIMAGLLDQYTLSGNWQALAVVTGMAAWAEARNGRLPHEAMQQILRVEFGGMNEVLAALHQVTGDPAHLRTARRFDHEEIYGPLAQRRDALDGYHANTQIPKIVGAMREYEATGDARYRDIAAFFWDTVVHHHTYVIGGNSNNELFCPPDQIATRLGSDTCENCNSYNMLKLSRLLFLHDPGESAYMDYYEWTLLNQMLGQQDPQSDHGFVTYYTGLWPGSQREPKGGLGSAPGSYSGDYDNFSCDHGTAMETHTKFADSIYFHTKDELYVNLFIPSELTWRERGIGLKQETGYPYAGTTRLTVTRGSSRFALKLRIPGWLGARGHRPHVRVNGRAVPVRVRPGAYAEIERHWRRGDVVELSVPMAPVWRKAPDNPHVQAVTVGPVVLAGRYGDRALATFPAIDPRSLRPDRRRPLHYTATADGAEVELKPFGDVQHERYSVYWLTPAHRHGRRLLADFPLRGRSLADATGRWPDAALASGAAWADDGGSVVLDGTGAHVLLPPGLLGGLDALTVALRVRLDSLENNVRVFDLGFNRETYFALTARTGSGRARFAMRVTGMEGEDVADAPGALPTGAWTHVAVTAGNGSAVLYIDGAEAARNDGLVMSPLAIGATTSNLLGDQQDTRRPHLHGAVSGFRLYDHVLTAAQVADLAGAR, encoded by the coding sequence ATGACGGACGCTCCGTTCACCCGCCGTGCCTTCATCGGCACGGCGGGTGCCACCGCGACCGCGCTCGCCCTGCCCGTCGCGGCGGCGCCCCCGGCGCTCGCCGACGCCCGGCACGGGCACCCGAAGGGCGGGCCCCTCGCGCCCTTCGCCCTCTCCGACGTCTCCCTCCTGGACGGCCCGTTCCGCGACAACATGCGGCGGACGTGCGCCTACCTGGAGTTCGTCGACGCCGACCGGCTGCTGCACACGTTCCGGACGAACGCGGGGCTGCCGTCGTCCGCCGAACCGTGCGGCGGGTGGGAGGCACCGGACGTCCTGCTGCGCGGGCACTCGACCGGACACCTGCTGTCCGGCCTCGCGCAGGCCCACGCGAACACCGGCGACGCCGCGTTCGCCGCCAAGGGCCGGTACATCGTCGCCGAACTCGCTAAATGCCAGGAGGCGGCGGCGTCCGCGGGCTTCACGACCGGCTACCTGTCGGCGTTCCCGGAGTCGGTGTTCGACGACCTGGAGTCCGGCGGCCGCCCGTGGGCGCCCTACTACACGATCCACAAGATCATGGCGGGGCTGCTCGACCAGTACACGCTGAGCGGGAACTGGCAGGCGCTCGCCGTCGTCACCGGCATGGCGGCGTGGGCCGAGGCGCGCAACGGCAGGCTGCCGCACGAGGCGATGCAGCAGATCCTGCGCGTCGAGTTCGGCGGCATGAACGAGGTGCTGGCCGCCCTCCACCAGGTCACCGGCGACCCCGCGCACCTGCGGACGGCCCGCCGCTTCGACCACGAGGAGATCTACGGCCCGCTCGCGCAGCGCCGCGACGCCCTCGACGGGTACCACGCCAACACCCAGATCCCGAAGATCGTCGGCGCGATGCGCGAGTACGAGGCGACCGGCGACGCCCGCTACCGCGACATCGCGGCGTTCTTCTGGGACACGGTCGTCCACCACCACACGTACGTGATCGGCGGCAACAGCAACAACGAGCTGTTCTGCCCGCCGGACCAGATCGCCACCCGGCTCGGCTCCGACACCTGCGAGAACTGCAACAGCTACAACATGCTGAAGCTGTCGCGGCTGCTGTTCCTGCACGACCCCGGCGAGTCCGCGTACATGGACTACTACGAGTGGACGCTGCTGAACCAGATGCTCGGGCAGCAGGACCCCCAGTCCGACCACGGATTCGTCACCTACTACACGGGCCTGTGGCCCGGATCGCAGCGCGAACCCAAGGGCGGCCTGGGCTCGGCCCCCGGCAGCTACAGCGGTGACTACGACAACTTCTCCTGCGACCACGGCACTGCCATGGAGACCCACACCAAGTTCGCCGACAGCATCTACTTCCACACGAAGGACGAGCTGTACGTCAACCTGTTCATCCCGTCCGAGCTGACCTGGAGGGAACGGGGCATCGGCCTCAAGCAGGAGACCGGGTACCCGTACGCCGGGACGACCCGGCTCACCGTCACGCGCGGCTCGTCGCGCTTCGCCCTCAAACTCCGGATCCCCGGCTGGCTGGGCGCGCGCGGGCACCGCCCGCACGTCCGGGTGAACGGGCGCGCGGTGCCGGTGCGGGTCCGTCCCGGCGCGTACGCCGAGATCGAGCGGCACTGGCGGCGCGGCGACGTCGTCGAGCTGTCGGTCCCGATGGCCCCCGTGTGGCGCAAGGCCCCCGACAACCCGCACGTCCAGGCCGTCACCGTCGGGCCGGTCGTCCTGGCCGGACGGTACGGCGACCGGGCGCTCGCCACCTTCCCGGCGATCGACCCGCGCTCGCTGCGCCCCGACCGCCGCCGCCCGCTGCACTACACCGCGACGGCCGACGGCGCCGAGGTCGAGCTGAAGCCGTTCGGCGACGTCCAGCACGAGCGCTACAGCGTCTACTGGCTGACGCCCGCGCACCGGCACGGGCGCCGCCTGCTCGCCGACTTCCCGCTGCGCGGCCGCAGCCTCGCCGACGCCACCGGCCGCTGGCCGGACGCGGCGCTCGCGTCCGGCGCCGCGTGGGCGGACGACGGCGGCTCGGTGGTGCTCGACGGCACCGGCGCGCACGTCCTGCTCCCGCCCGGCCTGCTCGGCGGGCTGGACGCGCTGACGGTCGCGCTGCGCGTCCGGCTCGACTCGCTCGAGAACAACGTGCGCGTCTTCGACCTCGGCTTCAACCGGGAGACGTACTTCGCGCTCACCGCCCGGACCGGGTCCGGCCGGGCGCGGTTCGCGATGCGCGTCACCGGGATGGAGGGCGAGGACGTCGCCGACGCCCCGGGCGCCCTGCCCACCGGCGCCTGGACGCACGTCGCCGTCACGGCCGGGAACGGCTCGGCCGTCCTCTACATCGACGGTGCCGAGGCCGCCCGCAACGACGGCCTCGTCATGAGCCCGCTCGCCATCGGCGCCACGACGAGCAACCTGCTCGGCGACCAGCAGGACACCCGCCGCCCCCACCTGCACGGCGCGGTGTCCGGCTTCCGCCTCTACGACCACGTTCTCACCGCCGCCCAGGTCGCCGACCTGGCCGGCGCACGCTAG
- a CDS encoding family 78 glycoside hydrolase catalytic domain, with protein MPGKHLRRKPLRRKPLRGLAAAAITVALPLTLVSPPAHAAGGVRPVGLEAFHLNEAFGIDDTTPPLTWQLRGGRNVTQAAYQIQAATSEHALRRGRPDLWDSGRVESAFPQADYAGKKIGSRTRVHWRVRVWTGARPSGWSSPSWFETGLTSQDDWQGRWITQDDWQIKDKRPAPIVVELPDTTARYVRLNVTELGLPLEETLDGDTYRLALAELEVRDSGDPDTNLAQGRTVTASDTGGDVNRKWQTRHLTDGTTTTNQEKAGWRSSAHGGADLTGEPLTLTVDLREAKAFDRVVLWPRTDLPGEGGKAPHTPAGFTVGASDAADGPFTVREEVADLEPPEAIVPEAMPIFAKDFGLPRGVRQARLYIAGLGVYEASLNGRRIGDAELEPANTDFADRVQYATYDVTRMLRSGGNTLGVELGNGIANVISTPDRYRKFADTFSDPKMMAQLEVTLRDGSVRRIVSDGSWKTVLGPVTFSNWYGGEDHDARRERPGWDRPGASRAGWEDAVPVAAPGPLAGRMSEPVRVIDELKGREVGSGDGYRVFDVGRNIAGRPEITIDAPAGTSVRILPAESLDDDGRANQSISNVGAPIWDEYTTRSSRPETWHPRFVYHGFRYLEVRGLPDGASIRVNGQVLHADNDSAGSFRSSNGLINDIHGLVRRAVEGNMMSVFTDCPSREKLGWLEQDHLVGPTLAANYDVQAHLRKVVQDMADAQTETGLIPSTVPDYTVLAGSYRDDSNWGGAFVHVPWQLYREYGDVETMRTYYPQMKRYAAHIEGRVENGLTDYTLGDWFSPDRTFPKLASGTFGWWSLNNTLAEIAGTLGKPDEAAAFRAKADLSAKALSDALYDPETGTFGGGGHGAEAIALDMGAVPDDQRQRLLDHLVSSIEEKGWNLVLGEISLPSALRVLPDDVLYKIATQTDSPSYGYQVVNGNTALGETWDGGSGQSQNHFMLGAIDAWFTGHLAGIRQADGSAGYRKLLIAPSVVGDLTGATATRQTPYGEARSSWTREHGRVTLRVTVPAGSTAEVRVPGRAEPVTVGSGNHTFHGTA; from the coding sequence GTGCCCGGAAAACATCTGCGCCGCAAGCCACTGCGCCGCAAGCCGCTGCGCGGCCTCGCCGCCGCGGCGATCACCGTCGCCCTTCCGCTCACCCTCGTCTCCCCGCCCGCGCACGCCGCGGGCGGCGTCCGCCCCGTCGGGCTGGAGGCGTTCCACCTGAACGAGGCCTTCGGGATCGACGACACGACCCCGCCGCTCACCTGGCAGCTGCGGGGCGGCCGGAACGTCACCCAGGCCGCGTACCAGATCCAGGCCGCCACCAGCGAGCACGCGCTGCGCCGCGGGCGCCCGGACCTGTGGGACTCCGGCCGGGTGGAGTCGGCGTTCCCGCAGGCCGACTACGCCGGGAAGAAGATCGGCAGCCGCACCCGCGTGCACTGGCGCGTCCGCGTCTGGACGGGCGCGCGGCCGTCCGGCTGGTCGTCGCCGTCCTGGTTCGAGACCGGCCTGACGTCCCAGGACGACTGGCAGGGACGCTGGATCACCCAGGACGACTGGCAGATCAAGGACAAGCGGCCCGCCCCGATCGTGGTGGAGCTGCCCGACACCACCGCGCGGTACGTCCGGCTGAACGTGACCGAACTGGGACTGCCGCTCGAAGAGACCCTCGACGGCGACACCTACCGGCTCGCGCTCGCCGAACTGGAGGTCCGCGACTCGGGCGATCCGGACACCAACCTCGCGCAGGGACGCACCGTCACCGCGTCCGACACCGGCGGCGACGTCAACCGCAAGTGGCAGACGCGGCACCTGACCGACGGGACCACCACCACGAACCAGGAGAAGGCGGGCTGGCGCAGCTCCGCGCACGGCGGCGCGGACCTGACCGGCGAGCCGCTGACGCTGACCGTCGACCTCCGGGAGGCGAAGGCGTTCGACCGGGTCGTGCTGTGGCCGCGCACCGACCTGCCCGGCGAGGGCGGCAAGGCGCCGCACACGCCCGCCGGATTCACCGTCGGCGCGTCCGACGCCGCCGACGGCCCGTTCACGGTGCGCGAGGAGGTCGCGGACCTGGAGCCGCCGGAAGCGATCGTCCCGGAGGCCATGCCGATCTTCGCGAAGGACTTCGGGCTGCCCCGCGGCGTCCGCCAGGCGCGCCTCTACATCGCGGGCCTCGGCGTCTACGAGGCCAGCCTGAACGGGCGGCGCATCGGTGACGCCGAGCTGGAACCGGCGAACACCGACTTCGCCGACCGCGTCCAGTACGCGACCTACGACGTCACGCGGATGCTGCGCTCCGGCGGCAACACCCTCGGCGTCGAGCTGGGCAACGGCATCGCCAACGTGATCTCCACGCCCGACCGGTACCGCAAGTTCGCCGACACCTTCAGCGACCCCAAGATGATGGCGCAGCTCGAGGTGACGCTCCGCGACGGCTCGGTGCGGCGGATCGTCAGCGACGGCAGCTGGAAGACCGTCCTCGGACCGGTCACCTTCTCGAACTGGTACGGCGGCGAGGACCACGACGCCCGCCGCGAGCGTCCCGGCTGGGACCGCCCCGGCGCGTCCCGCGCGGGCTGGGAGGACGCCGTGCCGGTCGCGGCGCCCGGCCCGCTCGCCGGCCGCATGTCCGAACCGGTCCGCGTCATCGACGAGCTGAAGGGCCGCGAGGTCGGCTCCGGCGACGGCTACCGGGTCTTCGACGTCGGCCGCAACATCGCCGGCCGTCCCGAGATCACGATCGACGCGCCCGCCGGGACGTCCGTGCGGATCCTGCCCGCCGAGAGCCTCGACGACGACGGCCGCGCGAACCAGTCGATCAGCAACGTCGGCGCGCCGATCTGGGACGAGTACACCACCCGCTCGTCCCGTCCGGAGACCTGGCACCCGCGGTTCGTGTACCACGGCTTCCGCTACCTGGAGGTCCGGGGACTGCCCGACGGCGCGTCGATCCGCGTCAACGGCCAGGTGCTGCACGCCGACAACGACTCGGCGGGCTCGTTCCGCTCGTCCAACGGGCTGATCAACGACATCCACGGGCTGGTCCGCCGCGCCGTCGAGGGCAACATGATGAGCGTCTTCACCGACTGCCCGAGCCGCGAGAAGCTCGGCTGGCTGGAGCAGGACCACCTCGTCGGCCCGACCCTCGCCGCGAACTACGACGTGCAGGCCCACCTGCGCAAGGTCGTGCAGGACATGGCGGACGCCCAGACCGAGACGGGCCTCATCCCCTCGACCGTCCCCGACTACACGGTGCTCGCCGGCTCGTACCGCGACGACTCCAACTGGGGCGGCGCGTTCGTCCACGTCCCGTGGCAGCTGTACCGGGAGTACGGCGACGTCGAGACGATGCGCACCTACTACCCGCAGATGAAGAGGTACGCCGCGCACATCGAGGGCCGCGTCGAGAACGGGCTGACCGACTACACCCTCGGCGACTGGTTCAGCCCCGACCGCACGTTCCCGAAGCTGGCCTCCGGCACGTTCGGCTGGTGGAGCCTCAACAACACCCTCGCCGAGATCGCCGGGACGCTCGGGAAGCCGGACGAGGCCGCCGCGTTCCGGGCCAAGGCCGACCTCAGCGCCAAGGCCCTGTCGGACGCGCTCTACGATCCCGAGACCGGCACGTTCGGCGGCGGCGGGCACGGCGCGGAGGCCATCGCGCTCGACATGGGCGCGGTCCCGGACGACCAGCGGCAGCGGCTGCTCGACCACCTGGTCTCCTCGATCGAGGAGAAGGGCTGGAACCTCGTGCTCGGCGAGATCTCCCTGCCGTCCGCGCTGCGCGTCCTGCCCGACGACGTCCTCTACAAGATCGCGACGCAGACCGACAGCCCGAGCTACGGCTACCAGGTGGTGAACGGCAACACCGCGCTCGGCGAGACCTGGGACGGCGGCAGCGGCCAGTCGCAGAACCACTTCATGCTCGGCGCGATCGACGCCTGGTTCACCGGCCACCTCGCCGGGATCCGGCAGGCCGACGGTTCCGCGGGGTACCGGAAGCTGCTGATCGCCCCGTCCGTCGTCGGCGATCTGACCGGCGCGACCGCCACCCGGCAGACCCCGTACGGCGAGGCCCGCTCGTCGTGGACGCGCGAGCACGGGCGCGTCACCCTCAGGGTGACCGTGCCCGCGGGCAGCACCGCCGAGGTGCGCGTGCCCGGCCGCGCCGAGCCCGTGACCGTGGGCTCGGGGAACCACACGTTCCACGGCACGGCCTGA